A DNA window from Impatiens glandulifera chromosome 7, dImpGla2.1, whole genome shotgun sequence contains the following coding sequences:
- the LOC124910478 gene encoding E3 ubiquitin protein ligase DRIP2-like produces the protein MMDGNLPVSFIQEYRMKKLDLTSEAEVEITCQGNRVLPTLQLQNVLDLWLQTPPATSRKVSASVGSSAKEFVMVFSYSRKLQTT, from the exons ATGAT GGATGGTAATTTGCCCGTCTCTTTCATTCAGGAGTATCGAATGAAGAAACTTGATCTAACAAGTGAAGCTGAG GTAGAGATAACATGCCAAGGCAATCGAGTCCTTCCGACATTACAACTGCAGAATGTGTTGGATCTCTGGCTACAAACACCTCCTGCCACATCGAGAAAGGTTTCAGCTTCTGTGGGCAGCTCGGCTAAGGAATTTGTAATGGTTTTCTCCTACTCCAGGAAGCTCCAGACAACCTAA
- the LOC124910477 gene encoding protection of telomeres protein 1a-like, which produces MACRDDDYRFLPIVDAISAINQNVNLVGVVLETSIPRQFKGTDCFCTVKIIDESYSSPGLLVNCFGENMEKLPSVHSAGDIILFSRVMIKSHCGDVNAVFNKKISSFAIFEGKHGTQFLPYQASANFHPRDEDNKFLDCLRKWLLNRNPDESISLFGLNEYLPLEDIRVGEHLTLICKVLHICKVQENKWMAFVWDGTDAPRANMRAKKENEIENLPPLQLEPTPLPRDVLLKFPTIGTILRVVMEDDNQGLQLLNCDRWVKLVNVKCEKYAGLWRCMLMPSSKLQYLSDTEKLISESQRNYEKRLTLKRRREPFSVHLPPPSSMMTETSYTEMPFVTLMDVITHPKVTGKFKCAVRVIAIRPFQSEDFCSPQGIYRITLTLEDATARIHAFLFAEDSEYFFDGYPSDRTLKRTRNALLGVMIPSGRSNEEQQCAQRNPPWVQLCLKSYYTDKNDKWGTRKYRIFATKVVD; this is translated from the exons ATGGCTTGTAGGGACGACGATTATAGATTTCTTCCGATAGTTGACGCCATTTCCGCCATCAATCAAAATGTTAACCTTGTTGGTGTCGTTTTAGAAACAAGTATTCCTCGTCAGTTTAAGGGCACCG ATTGTTTTTGCACTGTCAAGATAATAGACGAATCGTATTCTTCTCCTGGGCTACTTGTCAACTGCTTTGGAGAAAATATGGAAAAGCTCCCCTCTGTGCACTCAGCTGGAGACATAATACTCTTCTCTCGTGTTATG ATAAAATCTCACTGTGGAGACGTTAATGCTGTTTTCAACAAAAAGATCTCCTCATTTGCCATATTTGAGGGAAAACATGGCACTCAGTTTCTACCCTATCAGGCATCAGCAAACTTTCATCCAAGAGACGAGGATAATAAGTTTTTGGACTGCCTAAGGAAGTGGCTGCTTAATCGTAACCCGGACGAAA GCATTTCGTTGTTCGGGTTGAATGAGTATTTACCCTTGGAAGATATCAGAGTTGGAGAACACCTTACTTTGATATGCAAG GTGCTTCACATATGTAAGGTTCAAGAAAACAAATGGATGGCCTTTGTTTGGGATGGCACTGATGCTCCACGAGCTAATATGCGAGCAAA gaaagaaaatgaaattgaaaacctgCCACCTTTACAATTGGAACCAACTCCCTTGCCAAGAGACGTTTTGCTTAAATTCCCAACCATTGGTACCATTTTGAGGGTGGTGATGGAAGACGATAATCAAGGTCTTCAATTACTAAATTGTGACAGATGGGTGAAATTGGTAAATGTTAAATGTGAAAAGTATGCTGGACTCTGGCGGTGTATGTTAATGCCTTCTAGCAAACTTCAGTATCTGTCAGACACCGAAAAACTCATATCGGAATCACAAAG GAACTATGAAAAGCGGTTAACCTTAAAACGGCGTCGAGAGCCATTTTCTGTCCACTTGCCTCCTCCCTCTTCAATGATGACAG AGACATCTTACACAGAGATGCCTTTCGTCACTTTAATGGATGTTATCACCCATCCAAAG GTAACTGGTAAGTTTAAGTGTGCGGTTAGGGTTATTGCAATACGTCCATTTCAGTCGGAAGATTTCTGCTCTCCACAAGGAATATACAGGATAACATTGACCCTAGAGGATGCAACTGCCAGAATCCATGCATTTTTATTTGCAGAAGATTCG GAGTATTTTTTCGATGGATATCCTTCTGACAGGACATTGAAAAGAACTAGGAATGCTTTGCTTGGAGTGATGATTCCAAGTGGGAGGAGCAATGAAGAACAGCAATGCGCCCAAAGGAATCCACCATGGGTGCAGCTTTGTTTAAAATCGTATTATACCGATAAAAATGACAAGTGGGGAACCAGGAAGTATAGGATCTTTGCAACTAAGGTTGTGGACTGA